GCATTACTGTCCTCTTCTGTTATTTGGGTTGATATGTTATAGCAAATAAGTTGAGTTTCTTATTTCCCACAAAAGTTTACATGAACTGATTTgcagacatttttctaaaaagaagtGTTGCAATACTATGTTAACCTATGCtttcatcaaaaagaataaattgtaaCATAAACCACTCCAACGACAATAAATCATTCCACTCCTAGGGGAAGTATTTTCCCTTCAAACCAGTGACAGGAGAAAGCAGAAATGGGACAGTGGCAGGATTTTCTTTCATCTGTGCTCAAAACTAAGCTATTTACAAGGAAAACTTACTTGGATTCaattttctggttaattttctttGCAACATGTGTAAAAGGAAGAGGAACTCTACTTTAAGTTCATTGTTGAGCAAGTTGGGATTGCTTAATAATTCTGATAACTTAATATTATCTTTAATAGACTTTGAAGCTGTAGACCTGGGAACCAGGGGTAAACGCATCTGGTAACTATAGTCTGTGAAATTCACGAAGTCATCCTGGATGCTTTTAACTctggaaataagaaataaaataaaatactgttgaCGATTCACATTTTAGTAATGAAATTTACATTATCAAAGTTTTCACATTAAAACGTATTACTAGAAAATTCCAAATAACTCACTCTCGATGTGTTAATAAAGTGTAAACCTCTTCTATCAGTATTTCAGGCACTCCGGCTTTACAATGAATTGTTCCATGAATTAGTTCTTTAGgtaatttaagtttttttcttgcCAGGAACTtgaataatagaaagaaaatatttttatcataagaAGTTCTTCAAAATCTCCATCTACTATGAATTCACTTTAATCCCCCTTTATCTCTCAGCTAATTTTCTGAAGTTTAAcacattattaaaagaaaatattattcagtAAGAAAACCAACTGTTACATCCCATGCTAATTGAAATGACTAGCTTCAGTTTCATAGGTGACTCATGACATAAACAATTGGAATTTGATAAACTTTATAATCCATGGGAACAACCTGCCAAATCAGTAGCGTTGTATGCatacagtcacacacacatacatgtagaTATCCAAGACAATGGGAGTGCACCTTTTAAAACAAACCTCTCAACAATTAAAAGTGTAAATGATTGCTAATTTACCTTCTCCAACTGTGCCCAGTTATCCAATTTGACTTTTATAGAAGTTCCATTTTCAAAGGATGATAATTTAAGGTCCCAGGggtaatatatacaaaatatttctgCGATCAAGAAACCATTTGAAAAATCCCTAATACATAAtaataaggaaatgaaataaaatgtggttaATTATACAGTTTGTCATTTTATAATTAACATCTATCTAATATTCCATACTGACGAAGTATCTCGTAAAATTCGTTTTATTGAATCATTGCTCCAAGAACCTACTATGGAATAGTATTTTGCTAAGATTATGTACACATCAAAGGCTTTAGTGTTCTTTTATGAACCCAAACTATTAATTTGAattgaatctgcattttaacaagatcctcagataattcatatgcacattaaaaatTTCAGATGCATCTTTGTAAGGAATACCAAAAAACGAAATTAATAAACTAGAGTCCTTCCTGCAAAAGATtcatagttttactttttatgaTACTTAGTTTGCATTCCCAGAGCAAATAGTAACTGCCAGTTACGTTCAGGGTGGCTATAGTTAAACGGCAAGTTTTCAACTGTCAAACTAGATGCTATCTCTAAGGGAGGATAAACTGATCTTCAGAAGTATGAACGCTTAACGTTCCTGAAGAAAAAGCCTtgactattttaatatttttgtagttCCCAAAGCATTCTATATTAGCTTACGTCTACATTTTAATgattgattgaataaataaatgaataaaatgcttcATCGTCTTTTTTTTAAGCCTCGCTTAAATGTGTTTtcgtgtgtctgcgtgtgtggtGAGTGGGTAGGAGCCACGTCAGGTAGGCAACCCGAGGCCTGGCAGGCGGCAGAACTGAGGTGGGCGCGGATCCCCAGGCCGCTCGCTCGGACTCGGTGCGCCCACCTAGGGGGCCTGGGCCGGGCTTGCTCCAGCACCTGCTGACGTTCCTGGGGAAGAAGCTGAGATCCAGGCCCTGGAGCCAGCGCAGAACGGAACGAGACAGGCGGGAGCTCTTCGGCAGATGCGGATAGATTACACACTTCTTAGGCTTCCCTCGGATGGGAGCTGCTGGCGGCTGTGGCGAAAGTGACGGTGCCTTGGCGAGGGCTGCCGCCGGCAGTGTCAAACACCCTCTTCCCAGGCCGGCGGCAGCCATGTCGCTTTCTGGGTTTCTATGGCAACAGCAGCGGTGGGGCGGGGCCTTAGTGAGAGTGGGGCGGGCCTCGTGGGTTGGGGCGGGGCCGAGCAGGCGCCTCTGAGGCCGCTGCCCGGGGCCTCCCCACTGCTGTGGTCTTGGCGCCCAGGCTCTGAGCTGGGGGGGACATGAATCCCTGGTCCCATTGGGCCTTCACGCGGTGCGGGGAGCTTGTCGGGCGGGGCTTTCAATTTCAGTCGGCCTCACTCTTAACCGGTTCAGAAGTATTATTTCCTGGCTCAcaagttttgtgttttaaatattgTGGTTTCAGCCCCAGCAAAGGCCTATTTTCAATCAAGCATTTTGGAGAACTCTATGAGAACGCTGGTGAGGTCAGGGACAGTTTGTGTCTGAGGGTTGGAAGAGATGGGTTTTTCGCTTCAAACCgtcaaggaaaaaaatcttcaaaatcgAAGTGAATGTTTGTCTACAAAATCTAACATACGTATTTCCTTAATTATTACATTATTCCTTCattaaaattacataatatttaaaaacactgTAGGTTAGATTTTCACACTTCACCAAGATGCCCTAGTATGCatgattcattcattaattcaacaaatatttactgcgTTCCTTTTACGTGCCATGCATTGATCTAGTCACTTGGGACTCATGAGTGAAcagtgcagaaaaaaaaaagattacagacTGGGCACAggtaattataaattaaatatttgcaCAAGCAAAATTattaacagcaaaaagaaaaatcacttcatGTGGAATGTGGCTACACCTTATGCAAGATAAAATATGGGATGGATCTTGACAGTAGTGctatataatattttgttgattgtttattcatatatatgtgtattaatAAAGTAAACCAATGTGATCTGTAtatggttaaaaaagaaaaacatgaggcTATACAAGTGTTCTCTCTTTGCCCAGTTTTTTcatgattcattcattctatgAACATTTGTTAAGGAACTATCCTGTGCTATGCACTAGATCTTCATCATCCAATATGGTTGCCACTAGCTGCATGtgatttaaagttaaatttaaatacatttaaaaaaaaataaattcagtaacaCTGGCTTCATTTCAAAccgctcaatagccacatgtagctatggCTGCCATACTGGGTAGCACAGGTACAGCACTTTTCCATCACTGCAAAAACTTACGTTGCACAGCTGTGCACTATATTATTTATAAGAGATACAACGATATAAATATCAGTGAAAATATCACATATACTGAAAAGCTCTGCCATCTCAAGTGTTAGCACCAGGAAGGAAGCAAATATTTGGCCTGGGAAAGTCTAGGAAGTCCTCTCAGAGGAGGTGACCTTTGATTTGGATCTTACAAATTAGTATTTTAAACTGGTTAAGACACAGGCTTTGGAAGACTGTTCTGTCttttattagctatgtgactttgtgcaagttatttaaccatttttatttgtAAGATAGGGAAATAAGTATGATAAACATCACAGGGtagtcatgaggattaaataaacaatttaaatgtgTAAAAAGCCTAGAATAATGTGCAACACAGTGTGTTCAGTTAAATATAAGTTATTCTTTCTAAGGTAATCATGGAAATCTGTTGGATGAAAAAGGAGGTGGCAGTTCCACCAGAATGACTAATGTGAGCAAAGGCAAAGAgtgggagggtttttttttttaatgagttttagGAAATAACTAATAACCCATTAGGGTTAAAGAAAGTGTTTAGGCATTAGCATGAGAACTAACCCAGGATTTGGCTGATAATGGCTAGAGAGGTAGGTTAGAGCTATAAATTGGGACTTAATTGTGAACAGTCTTGCTAAGGAGTTAAAACTTTTTCCTGTAATAAATTGTGAAGTAAATATGTCTTTGTTGCAAACACACTCTTCTATGCTCTGTGATGCTGGAGTTGGAATTCTGCAATGTGATTTCTCCTTAGCGAAGCATATGGTAAATTCTGCCAACAGGGAGAACTAAAGAGAGACCAGGAGGCAAAAGGTAGGGAGAAGGGATTTGCTGTTTTCTCCTTGGCTTGCTGTTCCTATCTGTATCACCACAGCAACAAAGCTTCACCTGGAGGTGGCAGTTGGTTCCAGTctccaaatttttttttgcacTCCTGGAGCAAGTTTCATCATACACCCTCAGAGGTTTTAGCAACCTCTGAGAAGTGCTGAGACCCAGATTCTGCTCTGGGACCACTCCCCTGAGCTCTTGACGTATCAGTACCAGTTCGTGCACACCCT
Above is a window of Cynocephalus volans isolate mCynVol1 chromosome 13, mCynVol1.pri, whole genome shotgun sequence DNA encoding:
- the SPATA4 gene encoding spermatogenesis-associated protein 4 — protein: MAAAGLGRGCLTLPAAALAKAPSLSPQPPAAPIRGKPKKCVIYPHLPKSSRLSRSVLRWLQGLDLSFFPRNVSRDFSNGFLIAEIFCIYYPWDLKLSSFENGTSIKVKLDNWAQLEKFLARKKLKLPKELIHGTIHCKAGVPEILIEEVYTLLTHREVKSIQDDFVNFTDYSYQMRLPLVPRSTASKSIKDNIKLSELLSNPNLLNNELKVEFLFLLHMLQRKLTRKLNPKWFDVKPTVGEITLDRLPAQAYGRRYKSRVSRERVAPILCNRGNSGNSHREIHVKQAAKQSSDSVIKSIRNMEKKL